A genome region from Nocardia sp. NBC_01730 includes the following:
- a CDS encoding sensor histidine kinase gives MRDAARSGSKRWALGNWDLRWKVTAVLAVPLAVAVGLGVSRISSQFADSNRLAEIAENVAAIPAVTALSAQTATTAGSQMVSLGTNQSIATDQNLADLDKAIANAENAVSRLDSVSGARTAVDSMLTQAKAVRAQGKSVTAGPPSDTLALIDRVRNDSVRTVETTVGQVSDTAVDTAKLRLVDSLNTRATLVSAVAAFSEVLRNPQSGVQNFLVASNTERALLNVLSHRFSDGDTSIADLRAGIDTRIALLTSPQAQAGQLPVGDLKKSMTDSLAVYEHVVGKATKDIDSAMNELVSTAQGGAWTYTAVVILTILAALLLAVFVARSMIVPLHRLRLAALRVAESDLPQEVAELRNGASPEEVPLEPMPVRSTEEIGQLARAVDDIHGQALRLASDQAKMRSQVNDMFETLARRSKSLVDHQLTLIEAMEYDEKDPRLLENLFRLDHLAARMRRNGDNLLILAGTRQRRAKSAPVEIGDVLRAAISEVEDYERVKLGATPRGSLKEPSASDLAHLFAELLDNALRASPPETDVKFTFAQAHDQGLLIEVADRGIGMPPAEMADINRRLEQTAEPGPDTARHMGLFVVGRLAERHGLTVRLRPTFDTARDPGVTVTVHVPIGLIVAEKPIAGQPITPQPSPQVSAPQRPSAQSSMQTRAITRTPGGNVMVTVDPGVSGPIPAANPTTSAPSSGPIPTGSGGLPQRQPGSSMSSGSRSDTQQSGASLRPAPGTPGQTSSVPQRGKLAAANLPKRNLGPGGPPPRRPDGPSEPTGTGLPPREANSGELPLRQSGANGAPQPSIGLPQRQPSANGLPQRESASGGLPQREQGPNGLPQRESASGGLPQREQGPNGLPQRESASGGLPQREQGPNGLPQRESASGGLPQREPGATDLPQRQPASGLPQRDSAPGGLSQRDTTANGLPQRGSAPTGLPQREPSSGALPAASGLPQRDSASSGLPQRDSAANGLHRREPSSGALPAASGLPQRDSASSGLPQRDSAANGLHRREPSSGALPAASGLPQRESASNGLPQRDSAASGLPQRESASNGLPQRDSAASGLPQRESASNGLPQRDSAASGLPQRESASNGLPQRDSAASGLPQRDSASSGLPQRDSAANGLHRREPSSGALPAASGLPQRESASNGLPQRDSAANGLHRRESASDSLPQREPGIGGLPQRSSTAASLPQRDSAPTGLPQRKPGAQVPRREPVPPGVALPQQDRSIQPAASVSGEEPAASQGRDPGKHSYRSNPAKTASFFQTRLQPAPESGPSMGTPIFAEMMSAWLSDPNADRSQMAASFESPGDEGWQAARRASEAQSETKTAAGLPQRNPGGRLVPGAVSGAVDRAPHRDPETIRSSLSRHQQGVRDGRAMRAMNLTGDKGDR, from the coding sequence ATGCGTGACGCCGCTAGGTCCGGCAGTAAGCGCTGGGCGCTCGGCAACTGGGACCTGCGCTGGAAGGTAACGGCGGTCCTCGCCGTTCCGCTCGCGGTCGCGGTCGGGCTCGGCGTGTCGAGAATTTCTTCGCAGTTCGCGGACTCGAACCGGCTCGCCGAAATCGCCGAGAACGTCGCCGCTATCCCGGCGGTCACCGCGCTCAGCGCGCAGACCGCGACCACCGCGGGCTCACAGATGGTCTCGCTGGGGACCAACCAGTCCATCGCGACTGATCAGAATCTCGCGGATCTGGACAAGGCGATCGCCAACGCCGAGAACGCGGTAAGCCGGCTCGACAGCGTGTCCGGCGCACGCACGGCCGTAGACAGCATGCTCACCCAGGCCAAGGCCGTACGTGCCCAGGGCAAATCGGTCACCGCCGGTCCGCCATCGGACACTCTCGCGCTGATCGACCGCGTCCGCAACGACAGCGTACGCACCGTCGAGACCACGGTCGGCCAGGTCAGCGACACCGCTGTGGATACCGCCAAACTGCGGCTGGTCGACTCGCTCAACACTCGTGCCACGCTGGTCAGCGCAGTTGCCGCCTTCTCCGAGGTGCTTCGCAACCCACAGTCCGGCGTGCAGAACTTCCTGGTCGCTTCCAACACCGAGCGTGCGCTGCTCAACGTGCTTTCCCACCGCTTTTCCGACGGCGACACCTCGATCGCCGACCTGCGCGCGGGCATCGACACCAGGATCGCGCTGCTGACCAGCCCGCAGGCCCAGGCAGGCCAGCTCCCGGTCGGTGACCTGAAGAAGTCGATGACCGACAGCCTTGCGGTCTACGAGCATGTCGTCGGCAAGGCGACGAAGGACATCGACTCCGCGATGAACGAGCTGGTGTCCACGGCCCAGGGCGGCGCGTGGACCTACACCGCGGTCGTCATCCTGACCATCCTCGCCGCGCTCCTGCTCGCGGTCTTCGTCGCCCGTTCGATGATCGTCCCGCTGCACCGGCTGCGTCTCGCCGCGCTGCGCGTGGCGGAGAGCGACTTGCCGCAGGAGGTCGCCGAACTGCGCAACGGTGCCTCGCCGGAGGAGGTTCCGCTGGAGCCGATGCCGGTGCGCAGCACCGAGGAGATCGGTCAGCTGGCCCGCGCCGTCGACGACATCCACGGTCAGGCGTTGCGTCTGGCGAGCGACCAGGCGAAGATGCGTTCGCAGGTCAACGATATGTTCGAGACCTTGGCTCGGCGGTCCAAGTCGCTCGTCGACCACCAGCTCACCCTCATCGAGGCGATGGAGTACGACGAGAAGGACCCGCGCCTGCTGGAAAACCTGTTCCGGCTGGACCATCTCGCTGCGCGTATGCGCCGAAACGGCGACAACCTGCTCATTCTCGCGGGTACCAGACAGCGCCGTGCGAAGTCGGCTCCGGTCGAGATCGGCGACGTGCTGCGTGCCGCGATCTCCGAGGTCGAGGACTATGAGCGCGTGAAACTCGGCGCCACGCCGCGCGGTTCGCTGAAGGAGCCGTCCGCCTCCGACCTCGCGCACCTTTTCGCCGAGCTGTTGGACAACGCGCTGCGAGCGTCGCCGCCGGAGACCGACGTCAAGTTCACCTTCGCGCAGGCGCATGACCAGGGTTTGCTCATCGAGGTCGCCGACCGCGGCATCGGTATGCCGCCCGCCGAGATGGCCGACATCAACCGGCGGCTCGAGCAGACCGCGGAGCCGGGGCCCGACACCGCCCGCCATATGGGTCTTTTCGTGGTCGGCAGGCTCGCCGAGCGGCACGGCCTCACAGTGCGGCTGCGGCCCACCTTCGACACCGCCCGCGATCCCGGCGTGACCGTCACGGTGCATGTGCCGATCGGTCTGATCGTCGCGGAGAAGCCGATCGCGGGGCAGCCCATCACCCCGCAACCCTCACCACAGGTCTCCGCGCCGCAGCGGCCGTCGGCGCAGTCGTCCATGCAGACGCGGGCGATCACGCGCACCCCTGGGGGCAATGTCATGGTCACAGTCGATCCCGGGGTGAGCGGTCCGATTCCGGCAGCCAACCCCACGACCAGCGCCCCATCCAGCGGGCCGATCCCGACGGGCTCCGGCGGTCTGCCGCAGCGGCAGCCGGGTTCGTCGATGTCGTCCGGTTCGCGTTCGGACACTCAGCAGTCGGGTGCGTCGTTGCGTCCCGCGCCGGGAACGCCCGGCCAGACTTCGAGCGTGCCGCAGCGCGGCAAGCTGGCCGCTGCCAACCTGCCCAAACGCAACCTCGGACCGGGTGGTCCGCCGCCGCGCAGGCCCGATGGTCCGTCCGAGCCGACTGGCACCGGGCTGCCGCCGCGCGAGGCGAATTCGGGCGAACTACCGCTGCGTCAGTCTGGCGCCAACGGTGCGCCGCAGCCAAGCATCGGCCTTCCGCAGCGCCAGCCGAGCGCCAACGGCCTTCCGCAGCGTGAGTCTGCGTCGGGTGGTTTGCCGCAGCGTGAGCAGGGGCCGAACGGCCTTCCGCAGCGTGAGTCTGCGTCGGGTGGTTTGCCGCAGCGTGAGCAGGGGCCGAACGGCCTTCCGCAGCGTGAGTCTGCGTCGGGTGGTTTGCCGCAGCGTGAGCAGGGGCCGAACGGCCTTCCGCAGCGTGAGTCTGCGTCGGGTGGTTTGCCGCAGCGCGAGCCGGGCGCCACCGACTTGCCGCAGCGTCAGCCCGCATCAGGTCTGCCGCAGCGTGACTCGGCGCCAGGTGGTCTGTCGCAGCGCGACACAACCGCAAATGGTCTGCCACAGCGAGGTTCCGCTCCCACCGGATTGCCGCAGCGCGAGCCGAGCTCGGGTGCGCTGCCTGCCGCGAGTGGTCTGCCTCAGCGGGATTCCGCGTCGAGCGGTCTGCCTCAGCGGGATTCTGCCGCGAATGGTCTGCACCGCCGCGAGCCGAGTTCGGGTGCGCTGCCTGCCGCGAGTGGTCTGCCTCAGCGGGATTCCGCGTCGAGCGGTCTGCCTCAGCGGGATTCTGCCGCGAATGGTCTGCACCGCCGCGAGCCGAGTTCGGGTGCGCTGCCTGCCGCGAGCGGTCTGCCTCAGCGTGAGTCTGCGTCGAATGGTCTGCCTCAGCGGGATTCTGCCGCGAGTGGTCTGCCTCAGCGTGAGTCTGCGTCGAATGGTCTGCCTCAGCGGGATTCTGCCGCGAGTGGTCTGCCTCAGCGTGAGTCTGCGTCGAATGGTCTGCCTCAGCGGGATTCTGCCGCGAGTGGTCTGCCTCAGCGTGAGTCTGCGTCGAATGGTCTGCCTCAGCGGGATTCTGCCGCGAGTGGTCTGCCTCAGCGGGATTCCGCGTCGAGCGGTCTGCCTCAGCGGGATTCTGCCGCGAATGGTCTGCACCGCCGCGAGCCGAGTTCGGGTGCGCTGCCTGCCGCGAGCGGTCTGCCTCAGCGTGAGTCTGCGTCGAATGGTCTGCCTCAGCGGGATTCTGCCGCGAATGGTCTGCACCGCCGCGAGTCGGCAAGCGATTCTCTGCCGCAGCGTGAGCCGGGTATAGGTGGTCTGCCGCAGCGTTCGTCCACAGCGGCGAGCCTGCCGCAGCGCGATTCCGCGCCGACCGGCCTGCCGCAGCGGAAGCCGGGCGCCCAGGTGCCGCGGCGTGAGCCCGTTCCGCCGGGAGTCGCTCTGCCACAACAGGATCGCAGCATCCAGCCCGCGGCGAGTGTCAGTGGTGAGGAGCCCGCCGCCTCGCAGGGGCGCGATCCCGGCAAGCACAGCTACCGGTCCAACCCGGCGAAGACAGCCTCTTTCTTCCAGACGAGGCTGCAACCCGCGCCCGAGTCGGGGCCGTCGATGGGTACGCCGATCTTCGCTGAGATGATGTCGGCGTGGCTTTCGGATCCCAACGCCGACCGGTCCCAGATGGCCGCGTCGTTCGAATCCCCGGGCGACGAAGGCTGGCAGGCGGCTCGTCGCGCGAGCGAGGCGCAGTCCGAAACAAAGACGGCGGCGGGGTTGCCGCAACGCAATCCGGGCGGAAGGCTTGTCCCGGGCGCCGTAAGCGGTGCGGTGGACCGGGCGCCGCATCGCGATCCAGAAACAATCAGGTCCAGCTTGAGTCGTCACCAGCAGGGCGTCCGGGATGGCCGCGCAATGAGAGCAATGAACCTAACCGGAGATAAAGGAGACCGATGA
- a CDS encoding roadblock/LC7 domain-containing protein, with protein sequence MNPDLGGTNRQLDWLVSNFANEVPGVAHAVLVSADGLLMAASAQLPVDRAEQLSAVTAGLASLSVGVSNLFEGGTVLQSVVEMEHGYLLLMAVGDGSYLAVLTNTSCDIGQVGYEMALLVERVGQSVQATPRVTMGS encoded by the coding sequence ATGAACCCCGATCTAGGTGGTACGAATCGTCAGCTGGATTGGCTGGTTTCGAACTTTGCCAACGAGGTTCCTGGCGTAGCCCATGCTGTCCTGGTCTCGGCTGACGGCCTACTCATGGCCGCGAGTGCCCAGCTGCCCGTCGATCGTGCCGAACAGCTCTCGGCCGTGACGGCGGGCCTGGCCAGCCTGTCCGTGGGCGTCTCGAATCTGTTCGAGGGCGGAACCGTGCTGCAATCCGTCGTCGAGATGGAGCACGGCTACCTGCTACTCATGGCAGTTGGCGACGGCTCCTATCTCGCGGTGCTGACCAACACGTCCTGTGACATCGGTCAGGTCGGCTACGAGATGGCTCTGTTGGTCGAGCGTGTGGGGCAGTCGGTTCAGGCCACGCCACGCGTCACGATGGGTTCCTGA
- a CDS encoding DUF742 domain-containing protein, whose amino-acid sequence MDIEDHRMRSVEPSLVRPYSLTAGRTRPAVELALEALVASHPVALERQFELSNIETSIVELCRESPSVAEVAARLGIPIGVARVLVADLIEAGHVRVSATLKDDSSDDERRELIERVLSGLRRI is encoded by the coding sequence ATGGACATAGAAGATCACCGCATGAGGAGCGTCGAGCCGAGCCTCGTACGGCCATACTCGCTGACCGCAGGCCGCACCAGGCCCGCGGTCGAGTTGGCGTTGGAGGCCCTTGTCGCATCGCATCCGGTCGCCCTGGAGCGGCAGTTCGAACTGAGCAACATCGAGACGTCAATCGTGGAGTTGTGCAGAGAATCGCCGTCCGTTGCCGAGGTAGCAGCCCGACTGGGTATCCCCATCGGGGTGGCCCGCGTGCTCGTGGCCGACCTGATCGAGGCCGGGCACGTGCGCGTTTCGGCAACTTTGAAAGACGATTCCAGCGACGATGAACGTCGCGAGCTGATCGAAAGGGTTCTCAGTGGACTCCGGCGTATTTAA
- a CDS encoding GTP-binding protein — protein sequence MDSGVFNSTAQVDTRTSKPTSAKIVVAGGFGVGKTTLVGAVSEIVPLRTEALVTNASAGIDNLTGIPMKSTTTVAMDFGRISLADDLVLYLFGTPGQYRFWFMWDDLIRGAIGAVVLVDTRRLEDSFAAVDYFEARGLPFLVALNEFDDAPRYPIEDIRQALAVPADVPILSIDARRREPAKHALVTLTEYALRKVMQGY from the coding sequence GTGGACTCCGGCGTATTTAATTCGACGGCGCAGGTCGACACCCGTACCAGCAAGCCGACCTCGGCGAAGATCGTGGTCGCGGGTGGCTTCGGTGTCGGCAAGACCACGTTGGTCGGTGCTGTCTCGGAGATCGTTCCGCTGCGCACCGAGGCATTGGTGACCAATGCCAGTGCCGGTATCGACAACCTGACCGGCATTCCGATGAAGTCGACCACCACGGTGGCGATGGATTTCGGCCGCATCAGTCTCGCCGACGATCTGGTGTTGTACCTCTTCGGTACGCCGGGCCAGTACCGCTTCTGGTTCATGTGGGATGACCTGATCCGCGGCGCCATCGGCGCCGTGGTGCTGGTCGACACTCGCAGGCTGGAGGACAGCTTCGCGGCGGTCGACTACTTCGAAGCGCGCGGTCTACCTTTCCTGGTGGCGCTCAACGAATTCGACGACGCACCGCGGTATCCGATCGAGGACATTCGGCAGGCACTGGCCGTGCCCGCTGATGTGCCGATTCTGTCCATCGATGCCCGGCGTCGCGAGCCCGCCAAGCATGCGCTGGTCACGCTCACCGAGTACGCGCTGCGCAAGGTGATGCAGGGCTACTGA
- a CDS encoding carboxyl transferase domain-containing protein has translation MRISARELLEQLLDTESFVSWDRPPVTVAATPRYRDALWNAAVAAGTDESVLTGEGLLRGRRVAVIACEFGFLAGSIGVAAAERIVAAVERATELGLPVVASPTSGGTRMQEGTVAFVQMVKIAGAVAAHKSAGYPYLVYLRNPTVGGVFASWGSLGHVTFAEPGALIGFLGPRVYQALYGRPFPEGVQTAENLYRRGVIDGVLPISVFRRIAHRALSVFSGVNLSASAAAQPDTTQDRDPIASESRQEATHDAALQLSDAARRPDGHSKTPVPEQNRSGGASLPSEGGPAWQSVLISRRPERPGIRDLLRHVTQRVPLSGTGQGESDRTVAHALGRFRGQPCVVFGHDRRGQQGENTMGPAALREARRSMALAQELRLPLVLVIDTVGAALSKEAEERGLAPEIARCIADLVTLDTPTISVLLGQGTGGGALALLPADRVLAATHGWLAPLPPEGASAIVFRDTGHAAELAAAQRISAADLLADGVVDRIVPEYPDAADEPVDFARRMVAAVAGELASLRARSEPELLAARKARYRRLGLPGVAD, from the coding sequence GTGCGTATTTCGGCGCGGGAGCTGCTCGAGCAACTGCTCGACACGGAATCGTTCGTCAGTTGGGACCGGCCACCGGTGACGGTGGCTGCGACTCCGCGGTATCGCGATGCGCTGTGGAATGCGGCGGTAGCGGCCGGCACCGATGAGTCGGTACTCACCGGGGAGGGGTTGCTGCGTGGTCGCCGCGTGGCCGTGATTGCCTGTGAATTCGGGTTCTTGGCGGGTTCGATCGGGGTTGCCGCGGCGGAGCGGATCGTCGCGGCGGTCGAGCGTGCCACCGAACTCGGCCTGCCGGTGGTCGCTTCGCCGACCTCCGGCGGAACCCGGATGCAGGAGGGCACCGTGGCCTTCGTGCAGATGGTGAAGATCGCGGGTGCGGTCGCGGCGCACAAGTCCGCCGGGTATCCGTATCTGGTTTACCTGCGCAACCCGACGGTGGGTGGTGTCTTCGCCTCGTGGGGTTCGCTGGGGCACGTCACCTTTGCCGAACCGGGCGCCCTCATCGGATTTCTCGGTCCCCGGGTCTATCAGGCCCTCTACGGCAGGCCCTTCCCGGAAGGCGTGCAGACCGCGGAGAACCTCTACCGCCGCGGCGTCATCGACGGAGTCCTCCCGATCTCGGTATTCCGCCGCATAGCCCATCGCGCTCTGAGCGTGTTCAGCGGCGTCAACCTGTCGGCTTCCGCTGCTGCTCAACCTGACACAACACAGGATCGCGACCCGATTGCCTCGGAGTCTCGACAAGAAGCGACACACGACGCCGCGCTACAGCTGTCCGACGCGGCGAGACGCCCAGACGGCCATTCGAAAACCCCCGTGCCGGAACAGAATCGTAGTGGTGGCGCGTCGCTCCCGTCCGAGGGCGGTCCTGCGTGGCAGTCGGTCCTGATCTCGCGCCGCCCGGAACGCCCGGGCATCCGTGACCTGTTGCGTCATGTGACACAACGGGTTCCGCTCAGCGGCACCGGGCAAGGGGAGTCGGATCGCACCGTTGCACACGCGCTCGGGCGATTTCGGGGTCAGCCATGCGTGGTGTTCGGCCATGATCGGCGCGGGCAGCAGGGCGAGAACACCATGGGCCCGGCGGCGCTGCGCGAGGCGCGGCGCAGTATGGCGCTTGCCCAGGAGCTGCGGCTTCCCCTTGTGCTCGTCATCGACACGGTGGGCGCGGCACTGTCGAAGGAGGCCGAGGAGCGTGGCCTCGCACCCGAAATCGCACGCTGCATCGCGGACCTGGTGACCTTGGATACGCCGACCATCTCGGTGCTGCTCGGTCAGGGCACCGGCGGGGGCGCGCTGGCCCTGTTGCCCGCCGACCGGGTACTGGCCGCCACGCATGGTTGGCTTGCTCCGCTGCCGCCGGAGGGCGCCAGCGCCATCGTGTTCCGCGATACCGGCCACGCGGCGGAACTCGCTGCGGCCCAACGGATCAGCGCCGCCGATCTGCTCGCCGACGGTGTGGTCGACCGAATCGTGCCCGAGTATCCGGATGCCGCCGACGAGCCCGTGGACTTCGCGCGACGGATGGTCGCCGCGGTCGCAGGCGAACTCGCGAGCCTGCGTGCCCGATCCGAACCGGAGTTGCTCGCGGCGCGGAAGGCGCGCTACCGGAGGCTGGGGCTGCCCGGAGTGGCGGACTGA
- a CDS encoding aldo/keto reductase: MTFRSETSAVPSIVLSDGNVIPQLGFGVFQVPAGGVVPAVTAALEAGYRSIDTAAIYGNEEGTGRAIRESGVPRDEVHVTTKLWNSEQGYDSALRACDASLDRLGLDYLDLYLIHWPVAAAGRFVDTFRAFQALKSQGRVKSIGVSNFTVENLQRVIAETGEFPAVNQIELHPRLAQRELREFHAANAIATEAWSPLGQGTLLDDRTIVSVAAAVDRTPAQVIIRWHLQLGNIVIPKSVTPSRIAENFDVFGFELAPEQMDAINALDSGERIGPDPDTFTMGLSD, from the coding sequence GTGACCTTCAGAAGCGAGACCAGCGCCGTTCCCTCGATCGTGCTGAGCGACGGGAACGTGATCCCGCAACTCGGCTTCGGCGTGTTCCAGGTGCCTGCCGGGGGTGTCGTCCCGGCCGTCACCGCCGCGCTCGAGGCGGGCTACCGCAGCATCGACACCGCCGCGATCTATGGGAACGAAGAGGGCACCGGCCGTGCGATCCGCGAGTCCGGCGTACCTCGTGACGAGGTCCACGTCACGACCAAGCTGTGGAACTCCGAGCAGGGCTACGACTCCGCGCTGCGCGCCTGCGACGCCAGCCTCGACCGGCTCGGCCTGGACTACCTCGACCTCTACCTCATCCACTGGCCGGTGGCCGCTGCCGGCCGGTTCGTCGACACGTTCCGCGCCTTTCAGGCGCTGAAGTCGCAGGGGCGGGTCAAGTCGATCGGCGTCTCGAACTTCACGGTCGAGAACCTGCAGCGGGTGATCGCCGAGACCGGCGAGTTCCCTGCGGTGAACCAGATCGAGCTGCACCCCCGGTTGGCCCAGCGCGAGTTGCGGGAGTTCCACGCGGCGAACGCGATCGCCACCGAGGCGTGGAGTCCGCTCGGCCAAGGCACCTTGCTCGACGACCGCACTATTGTCTCGGTTGCCGCCGCGGTCGATCGCACCCCGGCTCAGGTGATCATCCGCTGGCACCTGCAGCTGGGCAACATCGTCATCCCGAAGTCGGTCACACCTTCGCGCATCGCGGAGAACTTCGACGTGTTCGGCTTCGAACTCGCCCCGGAGCAGATGGACGCGATCAACGCGCTCGACAGCGGTGAACGGATCGGTCCGGACCCGGACACGTTCACGATGGGATTGTCGGACTGA
- a CDS encoding enoyl-CoA hydratase produces MLGVSRDGDVVTIELQREERRNALDSELVTLLREAVLAAVADQARVIVLTGRGSIFSAGADLSGMDSDEFLSGLLEMLHTIESAPIPVISAINGGAVGAGVQLALASDLRVLAPDAYLAIPAARLGITVNPWTVRRLVSLIGGGPARTVLLGAERVSAADAYAFGFANRIGPLADAQVWAKQIAELAPLSLRHLKLVLNDDGTRDPENAQQREALEAAWRSEDAREGRLARQEKRAAKFVGR; encoded by the coding sequence ATGCTCGGCGTCAGCCGCGATGGTGACGTGGTCACCATCGAACTTCAACGGGAGGAGCGCCGTAACGCGCTCGACAGCGAACTCGTGACGCTGCTGCGCGAAGCCGTTCTTGCCGCCGTCGCCGACCAGGCTCGGGTCATCGTGTTGACCGGGCGCGGGTCGATCTTCAGCGCGGGCGCCGACCTGTCCGGCATGGACTCCGACGAATTCCTCTCCGGCTTGCTGGAGATGCTGCACACGATCGAGTCGGCGCCGATCCCGGTGATTTCGGCGATCAACGGCGGTGCGGTCGGTGCGGGTGTGCAGCTGGCGCTGGCCTCGGATCTGCGGGTGCTCGCGCCCGATGCCTACCTCGCGATCCCGGCCGCCAGGCTGGGCATCACGGTGAACCCCTGGACCGTGCGCAGGCTGGTCTCGCTGATCGGTGGTGGTCCGGCCAGGACCGTCCTGCTCGGCGCGGAACGGGTGTCGGCCGCGGACGCCTACGCCTTCGGGTTCGCCAACCGGATCGGCCCCCTCGCCGACGCGCAGGTCTGGGCGAAGCAGATCGCCGAGCTTGCGCCGCTGTCGCTGCGCCACTTGAAGCTGGTGCTCAACGACGACGGAACCCGCGACCCGGAGAACGCGCAGCAGCGCGAGGCGCTGGAGGCGGCGTGGAGGAGCGAGGACGCCCGCGAGGGTCGGCTGGCAAGGCAAGAAAAGCGTGCGGCGAAGTTTGTGGGGCGATGA
- a CDS encoding MBL fold metallo-hydrolase yields MDLRRIAGVAAGALGITWVVRAVWGIPSAMGASISAIQPYAAGATSYRDRQFHNTEPSSQLAVGSAPSLLVSALTKRNMGRPPGPIPLQTPQAPPEAADLAVTWYGHATTLIEVDGYRILTDPVWSDRVSPSAMVGPARMHPVPQPLSELPAVDAVIISHDHYDHLDKETVRELVLRQSALFLVPIGIGAHLRHWGVPEDRIVELDWGGSISLSALGRGRDGADLVLTCTEARHFSGRGLIRNTTLWASWSIVGPTRRAYFGGDTGYTKAFAEAGAALGPFDLTLLPIGAYDERWPDVHMNPEEAVRAHADLCVGDPGHGLLVPIHWATFNLAFHGWSEPVQRMVAAARAAGTTVAVPMPGQRVDPQGVSPGDSWWENVG; encoded by the coding sequence ATGGACCTTCGACGTATCGCCGGTGTGGCCGCGGGTGCGCTCGGCATCACCTGGGTGGTCCGGGCGGTGTGGGGTATCCCCTCCGCGATGGGCGCTTCGATCTCGGCGATCCAGCCGTACGCGGCGGGCGCGACGAGCTACCGCGACCGCCAGTTCCACAACACCGAGCCCAGCAGCCAGTTGGCCGTGGGTTCGGCTCCCTCCCTGCTGGTCTCGGCCCTGACCAAACGCAACATGGGCAGGCCGCCAGGGCCGATTCCCTTGCAGACCCCGCAGGCACCCCCCGAGGCGGCCGACCTCGCCGTCACCTGGTACGGCCACGCCACCACCCTGATCGAAGTCGACGGCTATCGGATTCTCACCGATCCCGTATGGAGCGATCGGGTTTCGCCCTCGGCCATGGTGGGACCCGCGCGGATGCACCCGGTGCCGCAGCCGCTGTCCGAGCTGCCCGCGGTGGACGCGGTGATCATCTCGCACGATCACTACGACCACCTGGACAAAGAGACGGTCCGGGAACTGGTGCTGCGCCAGAGCGCGCTGTTCCTCGTCCCGATCGGCATCGGCGCGCACCTGCGGCACTGGGGTGTCCCGGAAGATCGGATCGTCGAATTGGATTGGGGCGGTTCGATATCGCTCTCCGCGCTGGGTCGTGGCCGGGACGGTGCTGATCTGGTGCTGACCTGTACCGAGGCACGGCACTTCTCAGGCCGCGGCCTGATCCGTAACACCACGTTGTGGGCGTCGTGGTCGATCGTCGGACCGACGCGGCGGGCCTACTTCGGCGGTGACACCGGATACACCAAGGCTTTTGCCGAGGCGGGTGCGGCGCTCGGTCCGTTCGATCTGACGCTGCTGCCGATCGGCGCATACGACGAGCGTTGGCCGGACGTGCACATGAACCCGGAGGAGGCGGTCCGGGCGCACGCCGACCTGTGTGTCGGCGATCCCGGGCACGGCCTGCTCGTGCCCATCCACTGGGCGACATTCAACCTAGCGTTCCATGGGTGGTCCGAGCCGGTGCAGCGGATGGTGGCGGCCGCTCGGGCCGCAGGAACCACCGTCGCCGTGCCGATGCCGGGGCAGCGTGTGGATCCGCAGGGTGTCTCCCCAGGGGATTCCTGGTGGGAGAATGTTGGTTGA
- a CDS encoding antitoxin codes for MSFADTLKGLVGKGKEAAAKNADKINDAVDKAGDFIDQKTHGKYSDKIEKGKEAAKKVVPPDQSGQQGPQA; via the coding sequence ATGAGTTTCGCGGACACTCTGAAGGGCCTGGTCGGCAAGGGAAAGGAAGCGGCGGCCAAGAACGCCGACAAGATCAACGACGCGGTCGACAAGGCCGGTGACTTCATCGACCAGAAGACGCACGGCAAGTACTCGGACAAGATCGAGAAGGGCAAAGAGGCCGCCAAGAAGGTGGTCCCGCCCGACCAGTCCGGCCAGCAGGGGCCGCAGGCCTGA